The nucleotide window ACGGGCTGGCCATCATCCTCGACGGGGCTCGCACGCGCCGCTCGCGGTGATTCCGCCCGGTCGCACCGAATCACCGGTACAGGCGAGTGTCACAGTCGTCGGAATCGATATTTCACAGCTTCGGCGAGTACATTGCTAGCCGGTCATCACGGCTCGGCCCTCGAGACCGATCTGTCCCCCACCGGAAAGAACACGCCCTGTGGCATCGACGACGCGAGTAGTGGCGCCGACGTCGTCCCCCTCGACGCCGACGACGCCCGCATACCGCACCGACCTCGACGGCCTGCGAGGCATCGCCATCGCCCTCGTCGCCTGCTTCCACGTGTGGTTCGGCAAGGTCTCCGGCGGCGTCGACGTCTTCCTCACCCTCTCGGGATACTTCTTCGTCGGCTCACTGTTGCGCCACGCGATCGCCAGTCAGGCGCCGCACGTCACCTTCCGCGACACGCTCAATCCCTGGCCGCGCCTCAAGCGGCTGCTGAAGAGGCTGCTGCCGGCACTGTTCACGGTGCTCATCGCGGTCACGGTCCTGACGCTGGTGATCCTGCCGCAGACCCGCTGGGCCAACGTCGGGCGCGAGGTCATCGCGAGCGCGCTGTACTACCAGAACTGGTATCTCGCGCAGAACTCCCAGGACTACCTCGCCGCCAGTTCGGCGAACAGTCCGCTGCAGCACATCTGGTCGATGTCGGTGCAGGGCCAGTTCTTCGTCCTGACCCTGCTCGTCGCCCTCGCGTTCGCGGCGCTGCTCAAACTCGGCGCCCGGGTCGCCCGGCCGTTCGCCGACCCCCGGGTCATCAGGTTCCTCGTCGGCGGGGCGGTGTTCGTCGTCGCCCTCGCCTCCTTCTACTGGGCGCACCGCGGCCTGGCGATCAATCAGCCGTACAACTACTACGACACGCTGTCGCGACTCTGGGAACCGCTGGCCGGCGGCCTGCTGGCGATCTGGCTGCCGTCGCTGCGTGTCCCCAACTGGCTTCGCAACATCGCGACCGTCGTCGCACTGGCCCTGATCGTCAGCTGCGGGTTCTGGATCGACGGCGTGAACGCCTATCCCGGTCCGATGGCGCTCGTGCCGGTCGGTGCCACGCTGCTGATCATCTGGGCGGGCGCGACCGCGCTGCAGAAGCCTCCGCACGGCACCCACGCCGTCGCCTCCACCGAGATGCCCGTCACCAACCGATGGCTGGCGAGCCGGTGGCCGGTGTGGCTCGGGACCATCGCCTATTCGTTGTATCTGTGGCACTGGCCGCTGCTGATCTTCTACCTGACCTGGCGTGACAAGAACCATGCGAACTTCCTCGAGGGCGTGGTCATCCTCGCGGTGTCGGTCGGACTCGCATGGCTCACCAAGCTCTACATCGAGGACCCGTTGCGCGGGGGCGGCCGATCCGAGCTGACACGCGGCACCCGGGACGGACGCTCCCGATGGATGTCCTACACATCGGTCGTGACGTCGATCCTCGTGGTGGGCACGCTCGTCACCGGCATCGGCATCACCGTGTGGGAACGCCATGTCGCCAACATCGTCGTCGACACGAAGAATCTCGATCCGAGGTCGTTCCCGGGTGCCCGCGCGCTGCTCGACGGCTGGCCGGTACCCGCCCTCGACCCGCAGCCGTCGGCACTGGAGGTCATCATGGACTTCCCCGAGACCTCCACCGACGGGTACATGAGCGACTTCACCGACAACGAGATCCACGTCGGCGTCTACGGCGACCCCACCGCGACGCGCACCATCGCCCTCGCCGGCGGCTCACACGCCGAGATGTGGATCTCGGCGCTCGACACCCTCGGCAAGCGCAACGGCTTCAAGGTGACGACCTACCTCAAGATGGGGTGTCCGTTGTCGACGAACCCCGTGCCCAAGCAACGCGGCGTGCCCTACCCCGAGTGCTACGACTGGGGACAGCGTGTCATCGACCGTGTCATCGCGGACAAACCGGATGCCGTCCTGACGAACTCGACCCGGCCGCGGGACTACGAACCCGGCGACTGGGTGCCGCCGGACTACGTGCCGATCTTCGATCGCTTCCTCGAGGCGGGTGTGCCGGTGCTCGGTATGCGCGACACACCCTGGCCGAAGAACGCGAAGGGCACCATCGACACGCCGATCTGCCTCGCCGACGGCGGCGACGCCGAGAGTTGCGGATCGAATCGGGCCGCCGTGCTCGCGCCCGAGGACCCCGGCGCCGCACTGGCCGCGACGCGGCCCGACTTCCACCCACTCGACATGTCCGACGGCATCTGCACCTCCGATCGCTGCCCGGCCATCGTCGGCAACATCACCGTCTACAAGGACCCGCACCATCTGAGTGCGACCTACGTCCGCAGCCTCACCGACGAACTGGGTCGGCAGATGGCGGCGCAGCTGCCCTGGGCCGGTCCCGAGGTCCCGTGACGACGCCTGCGATCGGGGCCTGATCGGCGACCGCTCGACAGTCGGCGGAGGCATACCGGTGGGACAGACCACATCCGAGCCGGCCGGCCGCGTCCTGAGATGACCGCCCGCGGCAACGCGACTAGGGTCGACCCATGACGTCGCCGAAGGCGGGTAACTCCGAACCGCCAGCCCCCGGTGAACAGCCGGGCGATCCCGGCTCCACCCCGAAGCCCGCTGTACCAGACCTCGACACCACCTCGACGACAGCGGCGCCACCGAGCGGCGGTGCCACGTCCGACCCGGTTCCCATGCCGTCGGACCCGATCCAGGCCGAAGCACTGGTCCAACCGGAGCCGGCCCCGATCCCGGTGTGGCCGGGTACCCCGTTTCCCCTCGGCGCCACCTACGACGGTGCGGGAACGAACTTCTCGCTGTTCTCGGAGGTGGCCGAGGCGGTCGAGCTGTGTCTGATCGACCGCGAGGGCCACGAACGCCGCATCCGGCTCGAAGAGGTCGACGGCTACTGCTGGCACTGCTATCTGCCCAACGTCGGCCCGGGACAATTCTACGGCTTCCGCGTCTACGGCCCGTACGACCCGTCGCGCGGGCTGCGGTGCGACCCGAGCAAGCTCCTGCTCGACCCGTACGGCAAGGCGTTCCACGGCGACTTCGACGGTGACGCATCACTGTTCTCCTACCCGCTCCCGACGCCGCCCCAGGACAGCGACGAACCCGCGCGCGAGGACACATCGGCCGAGGAGGGCGCCGACACCGGTCTGGACGACGGCGACGAGACGACATCGGAGACGACCGATCCCGGCGAGGCGTCCGATGCCGACACCGACGAGGCCGTTCCGTCCGGAACAGAACAGCCGGACTCCGACGGCACCGCGCCGCCGGAAGGTGAGAATGTCCCGGATGCCGACCCCGAACCGGTCAATCCGATGCCTCAGCTGGACTCGCTCGGACACACCATGGTCTCAGTGGTGATCAATCCCTACTTCGACTGGCAGAACGACCGGTCGCCCAATCGTCCGTATCACCAGACGGTGATCTACGAGGCGCACGTCAAGGGCATGACGGCAACCCACCCCGACGTCCCCGAATACCTACGCGGTACGTATGCCGGGTTGTGCCATCCGGTCATCATCGACCACCTCAAGGAACTGGGCATCACGGCCATCGAGCTGATGCCCGTGCACCAGTTCATGCAGGACTTCGTCCTCCGCGATCAGGGTCTCAGAAACTATTGGGGCTACAACACATTCGGATTCCTGGCGCCGCACATCGAGTACTCGTCCAACCGAGACCAGCCGGCCAGCGCGGTGACCGAGTTCAAGGCGATGGTCCGCGAGTTCCACAACGCCGGCATCGAGGTCATCCTCGACGTGGTCTACAACCACACCGCCGAGGGCAACCACCTCGGTCCGACCGTGTCGTTCCGCGGCATCGACAACGCGGCCTACTACCGGCTCGTCGAAGACGAACCCGAGATGTACATGGATTACACGGGTACCGGCAACAGCCTCAACGTCCGCCATCCACACACACTGCAGCTCATCATGGATTCGCTCCGGTACTGGATCCTGGAGATGCACGTCGACGGGTTCCGGTTCGACCTCGCCTCGACACTCGCGCGCGAACTCCACGACGTCGACCGGCTGTCGGCGTTCTTCGATCTGGTCCAGCAGGACCCCGTCATCAGCCAGGTCAAGCTCATCGCCGAACCCTGGGACATCGGCGAGGGCGGCTATCAGGTGGGCAACTTCCCGCCGCTGTGGACCGAGTGGAACGGCAAGTACCGCGACACCGTCCGCGACTACTGGCGCGGCGAGCCGTCCACCCTGGGCGAGTTCGCCTCCCGGCTCACCGGATCGTCGGATCTGTACGAGGCGACCGGCCGGCGTCCGCTCGCGAGTATCAACTTCGTCATCGCCCACGACGGCTTCACGCTGCGGGACCTGGTGTCCTACAACGACAAGCACAATGAGGCCAACGGCGAGGACAACCGGGACGGCGAGAGTCACAACCGGTCGTGGAACTGCGGCGTCGAGGGACCGACCGACGATCCCGAGATCAACGCTCTGCGCGCACAACAGCAGCGCAACATCCTGGCGACGCTGTTCCTGTCGCAGGGAACGCCGATGCTCGCGCACGGCGACGAGATCGGGCGCACCCAGCACGGCAACAACAACGTCTACTGCCAGGACTCCGAATTGTCCTGGATGGATTGGACACTCGCCGAGGAGAACGCCGACCTGCTGGACTTCACCCGCAGGGCCATCGCGCTGCGCACCCGGCATCCGGTGTTCCGGCGCCGCAAGTTCTTCGGCGGGAAACCGATCCGGTGGGGCGACCAGGCACTCGACATCGCCTGGCTCACCCCGGCCGGCGAAGAGATGACCGCCGAGGACTGGGACAGCGGATTCGGCAAGAGCCTGGCGGTGTTCCTCAACGGAAACGGGTTGGGCGAGAAGGACGAACGAGGCGAACTCGTCGTCGACGACTCCTTCTTCATCTGTTTCAACGCCCACTACGAGGATCTGGAGTTCACTCTCCCGCCGAACTGGTACGGCAACGAATGGGTCGGTGAGCTCGACACCACCCACCCCGTCGGCGAGACCGAACTGACGGCCGCGTCCGGCGAATCGGTGACGGTCGGCGCGCGGTCCGTACTGGTCCTGCGGAAGACCTCGTGAGTTCATGAGCAACCGCCCGACCCCACACGCGACATACCGGCTCCAACTTCACGGCGACTTCGGGTTCGCCGACGCGGCCGGGATACTCGACCATCTGGCCGAGTTGGGGATCAGTCACGTCTACCTCTCCCCGATCGGCACGGCGTCGGCCGGTTCGACGCACGGCTACGACTGGTTGCCGCCTCCGGCCGTGGCCTCCGTGCTCGGCGGTGTCGAGGGATTGCGTGAATTGCGCTCGGCGGCAGCCGAACGCGGGATGGGTCTGATCATCGACATCGTCCCGAACCACACCGGGGTGGCGGACGCGCTCGCCAACCCGTGGTTCGCCGACCTGCTCCGCCACGGGTCCGGGTCGGACTACGCGAACTACTTCGACGCCGACTTCGGCGACGACAACGGTGTCGAGGGAAAGCTGGCGCTGCCCGTCCTCGCCGCCGACGGAGACCTGAGCCCTCTCGAGATCGACGAGGACGGGAACCTGCGGTACTACGATCACGCATTCCCGATCGCGCCCGGCGCCGGCCGGGATACTCGGCCCGGCGGCACGCCACGAGATGTCCACGACCGCCAGCACTATCGGCTCGTCCCCTGGAACAGCGGACTCATCGGATACCGGCGGTTCTTCACCGTCAACGAGCTCGCCGGTCTCCGCCAGGAGGACCCGGAGGTCTACGACGCCACCCATCAGTGGCTGCGCGACTTGCTCGACGCCGACCTCATCGACGGTGTGCGCGTGGATCATCCGGACGGCCTGTGGGACCCGCAGGACTATCTGCGCCGCCTGCGCGCCGACATCGGCGACGACCGCCTCCTCTACATCGAGAAGATCCTGGCGCCGGACGAGCCGCTCGAACCGACCCTGCCGGTCGAGGGCACCACCGGCTACGACCACATGCGCGTCATCGACGCCGTGTTCGTGGCGCCGGCCGGGGTCGCCCAGCTCACCGAGTTGCACGAACGGATCACCGGCGAGTCCGGCGACGCGCGGTGGGTGGAGGCCGCCGAGCACGAACGCAAGCTCAGCACGGTGCGCGAGTCGTTCCCGGCGGAGCTCCGCCGCCTCGTGCGCGCGCTCACCGCGGGCGGTGGCGGATCGCCGGCCGTGGAGCCGGACCTCATCGCCGCCGCCTGTACCGAACTCATCGCCGCGCTCGGGGTGTACCGGGCGGACTATCCGTCGTTGCGTCCACGCCTCCTCGCCGTGGCGACGAGCATCGCCGACGCGAAGCCCGACCTGCGTGCGGCCCTCGATCTCGTCGTGCGCGAGACCGCGGTTCCCGGCGAGGCGACGTCGCGGTTGGCGCAGACCTGCGGCGCGGTGACCGCGAAGAGTGTCGAGGACAGCCTGTTCTACCGCACGGCAAGGCTGGTGTCCGCCCAGGAGGTCGGCGGCGACCCTGCCGATCCGGTGTTGTCGCTCACCGAGTTCCACCGGCACAACACCGAGCGCGCCGCACAGTGGCCGCTGGCCATGACGGCGACGTCGACCCACGACACCAAACGCGGTGAGGACGTGCGTGCGCGCATCGCGGTGCTCGCACAGGTCCCCGACCGGTGGTCCCAGCTCGTCGAGACCATCTGGCGCGACACCGCCGTGCCGGATGACCTGACCGGTTATTTCCTGCTGCAGAACATCGTCGGGGTCTGGCCGACCGACGGTCGGGTCACCGACGAGTTGCGCGGACGACTGGTGGAGTACGCCCGCAAGGCGACCCGCGAGGCCGGACTCCGCACCACGTGGACCGAGGTCGACGAGGAGTTCGAGACCGCGGTCGAGAACTGGATCGGCCAGGTCACCACCGGAGACATCGCGACCGCGGTCTCCGAACTCGTCGATCGGATTGCCTCCGCATGGGAGCAGGAAGCACTCGCGCGCAAGGCGATTGCGATTCTCGGCCCCGGGGTGCCCGACATCTATCAGGGCACCGAATGGTGGG belongs to Gordonia sp. KTR9 and includes:
- the treY gene encoding malto-oligosyltrehalose synthase — encoded protein: MSNRPTPHATYRLQLHGDFGFADAAGILDHLAELGISHVYLSPIGTASAGSTHGYDWLPPPAVASVLGGVEGLRELRSAAAERGMGLIIDIVPNHTGVADALANPWFADLLRHGSGSDYANYFDADFGDDNGVEGKLALPVLAADGDLSPLEIDEDGNLRYYDHAFPIAPGAGRDTRPGGTPRDVHDRQHYRLVPWNSGLIGYRRFFTVNELAGLRQEDPEVYDATHQWLRDLLDADLIDGVRVDHPDGLWDPQDYLRRLRADIGDDRLLYIEKILAPDEPLEPTLPVEGTTGYDHMRVIDAVFVAPAGVAQLTELHERITGESGDARWVEAAEHERKLSTVRESFPAELRRLVRALTAGGGGSPAVEPDLIAAACTELIAALGVYRADYPSLRPRLLAVATSIADAKPDLRAALDLVVRETAVPGEATSRLAQTCGAVTAKSVEDSLFYRTARLVSAQEVGGDPADPVLSLTEFHRHNTERAAQWPLAMTATSTHDTKRGEDVRARIAVLAQVPDRWSQLVETIWRDTAVPDDLTGYFLLQNIVGVWPTDGRVTDELRGRLVEYARKATREAGLRTTWTEVDEEFETAVENWIGQVTTGDIATAVSELVDRIASAWEQEALARKAIAILGPGVPDIYQGTEWWEDSLVDPDNRRPVDFGRSTDHPKTRLVRDALRVRAAHPDAFGVSGTYERLTADGPAADHTIAFARGTDDGPSVVVLTARFTHSLDDEAATATSITLPAGSRWRDERSGAVYEGAVDLGAARGEHPVAILVRD
- a CDS encoding acyltransferase family protein codes for the protein MAPTSSPSTPTTPAYRTDLDGLRGIAIALVACFHVWFGKVSGGVDVFLTLSGYFFVGSLLRHAIASQAPHVTFRDTLNPWPRLKRLLKRLLPALFTVLIAVTVLTLVILPQTRWANVGREVIASALYYQNWYLAQNSQDYLAASSANSPLQHIWSMSVQGQFFVLTLLVALAFAALLKLGARVARPFADPRVIRFLVGGAVFVVALASFYWAHRGLAINQPYNYYDTLSRLWEPLAGGLLAIWLPSLRVPNWLRNIATVVALALIVSCGFWIDGVNAYPGPMALVPVGATLLIIWAGATALQKPPHGTHAVASTEMPVTNRWLASRWPVWLGTIAYSLYLWHWPLLIFYLTWRDKNHANFLEGVVILAVSVGLAWLTKLYIEDPLRGGGRSELTRGTRDGRSRWMSYTSVVTSILVVGTLVTGIGITVWERHVANIVVDTKNLDPRSFPGARALLDGWPVPALDPQPSALEVIMDFPETSTDGYMSDFTDNEIHVGVYGDPTATRTIALAGGSHAEMWISALDTLGKRNGFKVTTYLKMGCPLSTNPVPKQRGVPYPECYDWGQRVIDRVIADKPDAVLTNSTRPRDYEPGDWVPPDYVPIFDRFLEAGVPVLGMRDTPWPKNAKGTIDTPICLADGGDAESCGSNRAAVLAPEDPGAALAATRPDFHPLDMSDGICTSDRCPAIVGNITVYKDPHHLSATYVRSLTDELGRQMAAQLPWAGPEVP
- the glgX gene encoding glycogen debranching protein GlgX, yielding MTSPKAGNSEPPAPGEQPGDPGSTPKPAVPDLDTTSTTAAPPSGGATSDPVPMPSDPIQAEALVQPEPAPIPVWPGTPFPLGATYDGAGTNFSLFSEVAEAVELCLIDREGHERRIRLEEVDGYCWHCYLPNVGPGQFYGFRVYGPYDPSRGLRCDPSKLLLDPYGKAFHGDFDGDASLFSYPLPTPPQDSDEPAREDTSAEEGADTGLDDGDETTSETTDPGEASDADTDEAVPSGTEQPDSDGTAPPEGENVPDADPEPVNPMPQLDSLGHTMVSVVINPYFDWQNDRSPNRPYHQTVIYEAHVKGMTATHPDVPEYLRGTYAGLCHPVIIDHLKELGITAIELMPVHQFMQDFVLRDQGLRNYWGYNTFGFLAPHIEYSSNRDQPASAVTEFKAMVREFHNAGIEVILDVVYNHTAEGNHLGPTVSFRGIDNAAYYRLVEDEPEMYMDYTGTGNSLNVRHPHTLQLIMDSLRYWILEMHVDGFRFDLASTLARELHDVDRLSAFFDLVQQDPVISQVKLIAEPWDIGEGGYQVGNFPPLWTEWNGKYRDTVRDYWRGEPSTLGEFASRLTGSSDLYEATGRRPLASINFVIAHDGFTLRDLVSYNDKHNEANGEDNRDGESHNRSWNCGVEGPTDDPEINALRAQQQRNILATLFLSQGTPMLAHGDEIGRTQHGNNNVYCQDSELSWMDWTLAEENADLLDFTRRAIALRTRHPVFRRRKFFGGKPIRWGDQALDIAWLTPAGEEMTAEDWDSGFGKSLAVFLNGNGLGEKDERGELVVDDSFFICFNAHYEDLEFTLPPNWYGNEWVGELDTTHPVGETELTAASGESVTVGARSVLVLRKTS